In Picosynechococcus sp. PCC 7002, the following are encoded in one genomic region:
- a CDS encoding cation:proton antiporter — MIGILDIFLILMIWFLLTADLSAANILIGVIIAILMPGKRFDGAQIKDWLHVFWEIIIAIPQAYFEAFEMIFRPHLYETVTMERVKPNRTPGLIFLDIFLITFTPKTIVLHYHKDGWYEVHRVQRRKLK, encoded by the coding sequence ATGATCGGCATTCTCGATATTTTTCTAATTTTAATGATCTGGTTTCTGCTCACAGCAGACCTGAGTGCAGCCAATATTCTCATCGGCGTGATCATTGCAATCTTGATGCCCGGTAAACGCTTTGATGGGGCTCAGATTAAAGATTGGCTCCATGTGTTTTGGGAAATTATCATTGCGATTCCCCAGGCCTATTTTGAAGCCTTTGAAATGATTTTTCGCCCCCATCTCTATGAAACCGTCACCATGGAGCGGGTAAAGCCAAATCGGACTCCAGGCTTAATTTTTCTCGATATTTTTCTGATTACCTTTACCCCGAAAACAATTGTGCTGCATTATCACAAAGACGGTTGGTACGAAGTTCACCGTGTGCAAAGGAGGAAACTCAAATGA
- a CDS encoding monovalent cation/H(+) antiporter subunit G, translating into MINILSYGCIIVGVIFWFWGTAPLLGNRSVLFKLHTLSVSDTLGSMAIMAGLLLKIPREWPLLILAIIALAIWNTVLGYVLAYCSSRGGGDERI; encoded by the coding sequence TTGATCAATATTCTCAGCTACGGCTGCATCATTGTGGGGGTGATTTTCTGGTTTTGGGGCACTGCGCCGCTACTGGGTAATCGTTCTGTGTTGTTTAAATTGCATACTCTGTCGGTCTCTGACACCTTGGGTTCGATGGCGATTATGGCGGGGCTACTGCTAAAAATTCCTAGGGAATGGCCCCTGCTGATTTTGGCGATTATTGCCCTTGCCATTTGGAATACGGTACTGGGGTATGTGCTGGCCTATTGTTCGAGTCGTGGAGGCGGTGATGAACGGATCTAA
- a CDS encoding DUF4040 domain-containing protein, with product MNGSNFDWFVGAIALLLPVTGGLLVAQKNPYYALVIRGILGAIAALLYAMFGAADVALTEALVGTMLSITLYAVAVRSSMSMRLGVLATGTDTVNLIQKINPLLKQVLGKYHLRLEPVVFEDTQALGQALAQKNVHCILQVDGDGHLHVLKTRVPRLYEIFKTSALTDVIELQLLEPQPTPEVVGPSSPQSLMENHQS from the coding sequence ATGAACGGATCTAATTTTGACTGGTTTGTGGGGGCGATCGCCTTGTTATTGCCCGTGACGGGGGGATTATTAGTCGCCCAAAAAAATCCTTACTATGCGTTGGTGATTCGGGGAATTTTGGGGGCGATCGCCGCACTCCTTTACGCGATGTTCGGAGCGGCGGATGTGGCCTTGACCGAAGCGTTAGTGGGGACGATGTTATCCATTACCCTCTATGCGGTGGCTGTGCGTTCTTCGATGAGTATGCGTTTGGGGGTTTTGGCCACTGGCACAGATACGGTTAATCTCATCCAAAAAATCAACCCGCTGCTCAAGCAGGTGCTGGGTAAATATCATTTGCGTCTAGAACCCGTGGTATTTGAAGATACCCAAGCCCTGGGTCAAGCCCTGGCGCAGAAAAATGTGCACTGTATTTTGCAGGTGGATGGCGATGGGCACCTTCATGTCCTGAAAACCCGTGTACCACGCCTCTATGAAATTTTTAAAACCTCGGCCCTGACGGATGTGATCGAACTGCAACTGCTAGAGCCACAGCCTACCCCTGAAGTCGTTGGGCCGTCGTCGCCGCAATCCCTTATGGAGAATCATCAATCATGA
- a CDS encoding Na(+)/H(+) antiporter subunit B codes for MKWVYLAFGISLFVKMLVFPNFAMEGEIGAIAEVVAAEAGVPNAVSGIILRNRLYDTGFEVMVFTLAIMGVRFLLADEHPSKEVKQFTDSPSIVLARLGATIAALIGIELAIRGHLSPGGGFAAGVAGGTAIGLVAIVSSPQWMDAIYKKWNAAILEKISVLVFFLLAALSLMGFQLPHGEFGTLFSGGWITILNIIVAVKVALGSWAAILMFIRYRGLL; via the coding sequence ATGAAGTGGGTCTACCTTGCCTTTGGTATTTCTTTATTTGTGAAAATGCTCGTCTTCCCGAATTTTGCGATGGAAGGGGAGATTGGGGCGATCGCCGAAGTGGTGGCCGCCGAAGCGGGTGTACCCAATGCCGTATCGGGGATTATTTTGCGCAATCGCCTCTACGACACCGGCTTTGAAGTGATGGTTTTTACCCTGGCGATCATGGGCGTGCGTTTTTTACTGGCCGACGAACACCCCTCGAAGGAAGTTAAGCAATTTACCGATTCCCCTTCCATTGTCCTGGCGCGGTTGGGGGCGACCATTGCGGCCCTGATTGGGATTGAACTGGCCATTCGGGGACACCTCAGCCCTGGGGGTGGTTTTGCCGCTGGTGTTGCGGGGGGGACGGCCATTGGTTTGGTGGCGATCGTCTCTTCGCCCCAATGGATGGATGCCATTTATAAAAAGTGGAATGCAGCGATTCTCGAAAAAATTTCGGTACTGGTCTTTTTCCTTTTAGCGGCATTGTCCCTGATGGGCTTCCAGCTCCCCCACGGTGAATTTGGCACGTTATTTAGTGGTGGTTGGATCACGATCCTCAATATCATCGTGGCGGTCAAGGTTGCCCTGGGTTCCTGGGCGGCGATTTTAATGTTTATTCGCTATCGCGGTTTACTGTAG
- a CDS encoding TM0106 family RecB-like putative nuclease, with amino-acid sequence MLLSDDLLLNFKRCERRAFLDLYGDRTEQTSEKDFLQKLRKENQRQIQEYLGQRPYHEPAAADWETCAAETEALMAAGVECIYRGVLLYHFDQWPGTPVEQLTLVGKPTVLLRQAGPSRWGNWHYRPISVKLGQKPKPEYKLVAMFHSFLLEAIQGRSPRLTQLILRARRPHRVDVDLWADKLQETITDCINLLLPELEPEVFISRQRCHLCSWHNHCYAIAQADNHLSLVPGVTPNRYESLQGIGVNTLESLAQTSPKHLGQHLGADIAMQLQQQARAIVHQEVVWRINRPNKTQPIPQGSVELFFDIEAEPDRNVDYLLGVYLVDRQNQKEKFYGFVAETLEEEGKIWQEFVAFVMQFPEAPIFHFSPYERDTLNRLGKKYGTPPQQLQKIVGRLMDIHQWVTKYLVFPVESYSLKALANCLGYQWREKGVSGDQTVCWYDQWLETGDRQLLEAIVRYNEDDCRATHHLKQWITSFLESQQKTMVLR; translated from the coding sequence ATGTTACTGAGCGATGATCTGTTGTTGAATTTTAAGCGGTGTGAACGTCGGGCTTTTTTAGACTTGTATGGCGATCGCACTGAGCAGACATCCGAAAAAGATTTTCTCCAAAAATTACGCAAAGAAAACCAGCGCCAAATTCAGGAATATCTGGGTCAACGCCCCTACCACGAACCCGCCGCCGCCGATTGGGAAACCTGTGCTGCCGAAACAGAAGCCCTGATGGCCGCAGGGGTCGAATGCATTTATCGGGGGGTCTTACTCTATCACTTCGACCAATGGCCCGGTACCCCTGTTGAACAGTTAACCCTGGTGGGGAAACCCACGGTTCTCTTGCGACAGGCTGGCCCTTCCCGCTGGGGTAACTGGCATTATCGACCGATCAGCGTCAAATTAGGCCAAAAACCAAAGCCGGAATATAAGCTGGTGGCGATGTTCCACTCTTTTCTATTGGAAGCGATCCAAGGGCGATCACCCCGCTTAACCCAACTCATTTTGCGGGCTCGCCGGCCCCACCGCGTTGACGTAGACCTCTGGGCCGACAAACTCCAGGAAACGATCACCGACTGCATTAACCTCCTATTACCCGAATTAGAGCCGGAAGTTTTTATTTCCCGGCAACGCTGTCACCTCTGCTCTTGGCACAACCATTGCTATGCGATCGCCCAGGCGGATAACCATTTATCCCTCGTGCCCGGCGTCACCCCCAACCGCTACGAATCCCTCCAGGGCATCGGCGTCAATACCCTCGAATCCCTCGCCCAAACTTCCCCCAAACACCTGGGTCAACACCTAGGCGCCGATATCGCCATGCAACTCCAACAGCAGGCCCGGGCGATCGTCCATCAAGAAGTCGTCTGGCGCATCAATCGTCCCAACAAAACCCAGCCCATTCCCCAGGGAAGCGTCGAACTTTTTTTTGATATCGAAGCAGAACCCGACCGCAACGTTGATTATCTTCTGGGGGTGTATCTGGTTGATCGCCAAAACCAAAAGGAAAAATTTTACGGTTTTGTGGCAGAAACTTTAGAGGAAGAAGGCAAAATTTGGCAAGAATTTGTGGCATTTGTCATGCAATTTCCCGAAGCACCGATTTTTCATTTTTCCCCCTACGAACGGGACACCCTCAATCGCCTGGGGAAAAAATACGGCACACCGCCCCAGCAACTCCAAAAAATTGTGGGTCGCCTGATGGATATTCACCAATGGGTGACAAAATATCTCGTGTTTCCCGTAGAAAGTTATTCCCTCAAGGCCCTGGCCAATTGCCTCGGCTACCAATGGCGCGAAAAGGGGGTCAGCGGCGATCAAACCGTATGCTGGTATGACCAATGGTTAGAAACGGGCGATCGCCAATTATTAGAGGCCATTGTCCGCTACAACGAAGATGATTGTCGGGCAACCCATCACCTCAAACAATGGATCACCAGCTTCCTAGAATCCCAGCAAAAAACCATGGTCTTACGTTGA
- a CDS encoding MlaE family ABC transporter permease, translating to MEPIEEKRDPSLWYRLYCAGLMLGQVLWRLLRGKLRRDQITEQMLTAGPKALVPVLLVAFFGGMIFTIQTARELTTFGAESFVGGAFAIAFCRELAPILTASIIAGQVGSAFAAELGSMKITEQIDALYMLRSNPVDYLVMPRVVACCLMLPILTVFALVVGVIGGTGAAYQFYDLAPINFLTSVQTFLQPRDLINVGVKGILFGLLVGIIGCSWGLTTVGSTQQVGRSATSAVVTTWIGIFMLDFFLSLLLFHQSPLG from the coding sequence ATGGAACCCATCGAGGAAAAACGCGATCCGAGTCTCTGGTATCGGCTTTACTGCGCAGGCTTAATGCTGGGCCAGGTGCTATGGCGTCTCCTGCGCGGGAAACTCCGGCGTGACCAGATCACGGAACAAATGCTAACGGCGGGACCGAAGGCGTTGGTGCCAGTGCTGTTAGTCGCTTTTTTTGGGGGAATGATCTTTACGATCCAAACTGCAAGGGAACTCACCACCTTTGGGGCCGAAAGTTTTGTCGGGGGGGCGTTTGCGATCGCCTTTTGTCGAGAACTGGCCCCGATTTTGACTGCGAGTATCATTGCGGGTCAGGTGGGGTCGGCTTTTGCGGCGGAATTAGGCTCGATGAAAATTACCGAACAGATCGATGCTCTGTATATGCTCCGGTCTAATCCCGTTGATTATCTGGTGATGCCCCGGGTGGTGGCTTGCTGTTTGATGTTGCCGATTTTAACGGTCTTTGCCTTGGTGGTGGGGGTGATCGGGGGTACCGGAGCCGCCTATCAGTTCTATGATCTTGCCCCCATTAATTTTTTAACGTCCGTACAAACTTTTCTTCAGCCCCGAGACCTGATTAATGTCGGCGTCAAAGGGATTCTGTTTGGGCTATTGGTGGGGATTATCGGCTGCAGTTGGGGTCTGACAACCGTCGGCAGTACGCAGCAGGTGGGTCGCTCTGCCACTTCAGCGGTGGTGACGACTTGGATCGGTATTTTTATGTTGGATTTCTTTTTATCGCTCCTGTTGTTTCACCAATCTCCCCTGGGTTAA